Proteins encoded within one genomic window of Candidatus Zixiibacteriota bacterium:
- a CDS encoding C10 family peptidase, translating to MRAIYRLTALALTLFIVCAFTVHAEQATVTEMRNVCENHLNYMLSQKGIWAGDTAPTIETTQPIYENDRLVGYCYTISPSGWVIVPTLKALDPIKASSETGTIDMTEPGGMAALLREDLYDALTAYENLYGDISVPLPDTGEEIFLRSSKTNWDRYEISPKLFTAAMATATADTLFEIGPLVTAHWNQSDPYNMYCPAGDGGTCVVGCVATAVAMILDYHEWPPFGIDTTYYWWTGDESCGGSTPMEQLKVDLSDTYDWANIPDKVAYYSPDSVKAATAELNYEVGVAYEMQYGVCGSGSYVTMGTWVLPDRFRYKDSIHTYSRPGWLKEEWFNFALTDIERGLPISYRITSHAIILDGCRIVDGIMQFHFNYGWDNSRTTWYTIDANYCPWSECAVSDHLMLTNIMPDREVMYMADTTVGMAPLTVNFSGSSDLDNVDSWTYDFGDGDSAFVQSPTHIYDESGNYTVSLTVTQGDYSRSIVRNRLIFAIGDTLIAPEVLVERDSVAEITISARNTAPLNELKIPINFGGTLDLTLDSFSVAGCRTDFFEIVQQTNFDGDSLTTIRLQNTTSGTGQELDPGYGPILKLWFTPKIGARIGQTAHIDLNGYGSREPWFYGSKMDYQPEVVSGNVTCWSCCVGIRGNVDMDENNEISISDLIYLVSYMFDNGPEPECTLEADVNASDAIDIADLVYLVTYMFQSGDIPSLCP from the coding sequence ATGAGAGCCATTTACAGATTAACTGCGCTAGCCCTGACGCTCTTTATCGTATGTGCCTTCACCGTTCATGCCGAGCAGGCAACCGTTACGGAAATGCGTAACGTTTGTGAGAATCACCTAAACTACATGTTGAGCCAAAAAGGGATTTGGGCGGGTGATACCGCACCGACTATCGAAACGACTCAACCGATTTATGAAAATGATCGGTTAGTGGGATATTGTTATACTATCAGTCCTTCCGGATGGGTGATAGTACCGACGCTCAAAGCTCTTGACCCGATCAAGGCAAGTTCCGAAACCGGGACAATCGACATGACCGAGCCGGGTGGCATGGCCGCTCTTCTGCGCGAGGACCTTTACGATGCCCTCACCGCTTACGAGAATCTCTATGGGGATATAAGCGTACCGTTACCGGACACCGGTGAAGAGATATTCCTGCGTTCGTCGAAAACTAACTGGGATCGCTATGAAATCTCACCCAAGTTGTTCACGGCCGCCATGGCTACCGCCACGGCCGATACGCTGTTTGAGATCGGCCCGCTTGTTACCGCCCATTGGAATCAGAGCGACCCTTACAACATGTATTGTCCAGCCGGCGACGGCGGCACTTGCGTTGTTGGTTGTGTAGCCACAGCCGTCGCTATGATTCTGGACTACCACGAATGGCCGCCGTTCGGCATCGACACTACCTACTACTGGTGGACTGGCGATGAATCCTGTGGCGGTTCGACACCTATGGAGCAGCTCAAGGTCGATCTGAGCGACACTTACGACTGGGCCAACATTCCCGACAAGGTCGCCTATTATTCTCCCGATTCAGTCAAGGCTGCGACCGCCGAACTTAACTACGAAGTCGGTGTGGCCTATGAAATGCAGTACGGTGTCTGTGGCTCAGGCTCATACGTTACTATGGGCACTTGGGTTCTCCCCGACCGTTTTCGTTATAAAGACAGTATCCACACCTACTCGCGCCCGGGCTGGCTCAAGGAAGAATGGTTCAATTTCGCTCTGACCGATATCGAACGAGGCCTTCCGATCTCATATCGTATCACGAGTCACGCCATTATCCTGGACGGCTGCCGCATCGTTGACGGCATTATGCAATTCCATTTCAACTACGGCTGGGATAACAGCCGCACTACCTGGTATACCATCGACGCCAACTACTGCCCGTGGAGCGAGTGTGCTGTTTCCGATCATTTGATGCTTACCAACATCATGCCCGATCGCGAAGTCATGTACATGGCAGACACGACCGTCGGCATGGCTCCCCTTACCGTCAATTTCAGCGGGTCTTCGGATCTGGACAACGTCGATAGCTGGACTTACGATTTCGGCGACGGCGACAGCGCTTTTGTCCAGTCTCCCACCCATATATACGATGAATCCGGCAACTACACCGTATCGTTGACCGTTACCCAGGGTGACTACAGTCGATCGATCGTCCGCAATCGCCTCATTTTTGCCATCGGTGATACGCTGATCGCCCCGGAAGTTCTGGTCGAACGAGACTCTGTTGCCGAGATAACGATCTCGGCTCGCAACACCGCCCCACTTAACGAGCTAAAGATTCCGATAAACTTCGGAGGGACACTCGATCTGACACTCGATTCGTTTTCAGTGGCCGGTTGTCGTACTGACTTCTTCGAAATCGTACAACAGACTAATTTCGACGGCGACAGTCTCACAACCATAAGACTGCAAAACACGACGTCCGGAACCGGTCAAGAATTGGATCCCGGCTACGGCCCGATACTTAAGCTCTGGTTCACACCGAAAATCGGAGCTCGGATTGGACAGACAGCCCATATTGACCTGAATGGCTACGGATCACGCGAGCCCTGGTTCTACGGCAGCAAGATGGACTATCAACCGGAAGTTGTCAGCGGAAACGTAACGTGCTGGAGCTGTTGTGTCGGAATACGCGGAAATGTCGACATGGATGAAAACAACGAAATCAGCATTTCAGATTTGATCTACCTCGTCAGCTATATGTTCGACAACGGCCCCGAACCGGAATGCACACTCGAAGCGGACGTGAATGCTTCCGACGCAATCGACATTGCCGACCTGGTTTACCTGGTGACCTACATGTTCCAGTCAGGCGACATACCATCGCTTTGTCCATAA
- a CDS encoding fructose-bisphosphatase class II — protein MTNNNLRFDIADQRLAYNGLQRDRVFDTDRIIEFNHRHHTVLSNYDIELVEGHIIHLDDRINNRSNLGSLRNRQLRESVIVAAALSASAVAMTGRGSARRYPTEQLTGAFINQLKRANDRTAAQVMADVLQVTTETLPVGEEVLIESTITEGVRMKPGKEVGGNPTVAVGALFGKKEHRARYGLPMIPNVTLLSMGNDVVEGTTKSVMGGHSSLTTLFLTESNVKRHLPDIYVQRWAAGVEFDEFNPRRTDLLQAADIISQAYGLKGPDQLTAFFLDRPRHEPAMDFLNSHGVVTPFDGDGDMFPAIILGHNGLAFPNGRPLNSIIGEIGGSAEWAVGVLPLVWRGGQGLGMLTSQSALTRSGMSAADKWRERFSFTEDEFIMIQDARFEHKPFFSLRDILEDPFAGGISAFGAITDNYYLPFMHQVTTDPVNGSFTVNVLVVNSLGRMECWRLTFRACNEFKQSVSLMSSPKEALAGLTGSELRSAIKDMLENRRGRQRFFIFFRNEYYPALIPVNERYVLLHHAIDALIERGALDELDRQIVDITLELADHWFVPHSY, from the coding sequence TTGACCAACAACAACCTTCGTTTCGATATAGCCGATCAGCGACTGGCCTATAACGGCCTGCAACGCGACCGAGTATTTGATACCGACCGAATCATCGAGTTTAACCATCGTCATCATACCGTTCTGTCCAATTATGATATCGAATTGGTCGAGGGACATATCATCCATCTCGATGACCGTATTAACAATCGTTCCAATCTGGGATCTTTACGTAATCGCCAATTACGCGAATCGGTCATAGTCGCCGCCGCTCTTTCGGCTTCAGCGGTCGCCATGACCGGACGCGGCAGTGCCAGGCGTTATCCGACCGAACAACTGACCGGAGCGTTTATCAATCAACTCAAACGCGCCAATGATCGCACCGCAGCTCAGGTTATGGCCGACGTGCTTCAGGTAACAACCGAAACGCTTCCGGTGGGCGAGGAAGTCCTGATCGAATCGACCATTACCGAGGGCGTACGGATGAAACCCGGCAAAGAAGTTGGCGGCAATCCAACCGTCGCTGTCGGCGCTCTTTTCGGGAAAAAAGAACATCGAGCCCGTTACGGTCTCCCGATGATCCCCAACGTTACGCTCCTCTCCATGGGAAACGACGTAGTCGAAGGCACTACCAAATCGGTCATGGGCGGGCATTCCAGCCTGACCACCCTCTTCCTCACCGAATCGAACGTCAAGCGTCATCTACCGGATATTTACGTTCAACGCTGGGCGGCCGGTGTCGAATTCGATGAATTCAATCCGCGTCGCACCGACCTGCTGCAGGCGGCCGATATCATTTCTCAGGCTTACGGTCTTAAGGGACCGGACCAACTCACAGCGTTCTTCCTCGATCGTCCTCGCCATGAACCGGCTATGGATTTTTTAAACAGCCATGGCGTGGTCACACCATTCGACGGCGACGGAGATATGTTCCCGGCGATTATTCTCGGTCACAACGGGCTCGCTTTCCCCAACGGTCGTCCCCTCAACTCCATCATCGGTGAGATCGGCGGTTCGGCCGAATGGGCCGTCGGTGTTCTACCGCTGGTCTGGCGTGGCGGGCAGGGACTCGGGATGCTGACCAGCCAGTCGGCGCTTACCCGATCGGGGATGTCGGCCGCTGATAAATGGCGCGAACGATTCAGCTTCACTGAAGATGAATTCATTATGATCCAGGATGCCCGGTTCGAGCACAAGCCGTTCTTCTCACTACGTGACATTCTCGAAGATCCTTTCGCGGGCGGCATCAGCGCTTTTGGAGCGATTACGGATAATTATTACCTGCCGTTCATGCACCAGGTCACGACCGATCCGGTCAACGGCTCCTTTACCGTAAATGTCCTGGTAGTTAACTCCCTCGGCCGTATGGAATGCTGGAGATTGACTTTCAGAGCCTGTAACGAGTTCAAGCAGTCAGTCTCATTGATGTCGTCTCCCAAGGAAGCCCTGGCAGGGCTTACCGGCAGTGAACTCAGGTCGGCTATCAAGGATATGCTCGAAAACCGTCGCGGACGGCAACGTTTCTTCATTTTCTTCCGGAACGAATACTACCCGGCCCTGATCCCCGTAAATGAACGATATGTCTTGCTGCATCATGCCATCGATGCCCTGATCGAGCGCGGTGCTCTGGATGAACTCGACCGGCAGATTGTCGATATAACTCTTGAATTGGCGGATCACTGGTTCGTGCCCCATTCCTACTAA